One stretch of Brevibacillus laterosporus DNA includes these proteins:
- a CDS encoding flavin reductase family protein, protein MELRISDLERQEKYKLLIGGIIPRPIAWVTSHNQSGLVNAAPFSYFNVACIDPMMISISVSRKPGQVMKDTARNISEIGEFVINMVDVHNVAFVNETSADFPADQSEVEALKLDVLPSKAVKVPRLALSRIHFECELHQIVTLGEPAASDLIIGEVVHVHIDDDIYFSGKIDAEKFAPVSRLAGHTYATLGDMFDHPRPVHDPEK, encoded by the coding sequence GTGGAGTTACGAATAAGCGATTTAGAGAGACAAGAAAAATATAAATTACTAATAGGTGGCATTATTCCGCGTCCCATTGCCTGGGTTACATCGCACAATCAGTCAGGATTGGTAAATGCAGCCCCGTTTAGCTATTTTAACGTTGCTTGCATTGACCCGATGATGATTTCCATTTCTGTTTCGCGTAAACCGGGACAGGTAATGAAGGATACAGCTCGAAATATCTCTGAAATAGGAGAGTTTGTCATTAACATGGTAGATGTGCATAATGTTGCGTTTGTAAATGAAACTTCGGCTGACTTTCCAGCTGATCAAAGTGAAGTAGAGGCGCTAAAACTTGATGTGCTCCCTTCCAAAGCGGTAAAGGTACCGAGATTGGCATTATCTCGAATCCATTTTGAGTGCGAGCTACATCAGATCGTTACCTTAGGTGAGCCAGCCGCTTCTGATTTAATCATTGGAGAGGTTGTTCATGTGCATATTGATGATGACATCTACTTTAGTGGTAAAATAGATGCTGAAAAATTTGCTCCAGTTAGCCGCTTAGCTGGACATACGTATGCCACGTTAGGCGATATGTTCGACCATCCACGACCTGTGCATGATCCAGAGAAATAG
- a CDS encoding homogentisate 1,2-dioxygenase produces the protein MPFYAKMGEVPHKRHTTFFKPNGELYREQLMGTKGFSGIQSILYHHNPPTQVTEVKKFATINMEYVEREELRHQHFLSFDTPKGGDPILGRRYLLGNDDVVMAVCSPTERMDYYYRNSEGDEVVFVHQGEGELQTIFGTITYRPGDYLVIPIGTTYRIEPSTEETRFLIIESQNEIVPPKRYRNEHGQLLEHSPFCERDMRLPERLETHVEEGNFEVRVKQKQTLFSYTFDFHPFDVVGWDGYLFPYALSIHDFEPITGRVHQPPPVHQTFAGQNFVICSFVPRLYDYHPQAIPAPYYHSNVESDEVLYYVDGNFMSRKGVVEGSITLHPMGIPHGPHPGKIEASIGKKETKELAVMLDTFRPLKATKQALAVEDTAYMYSWLPVKE, from the coding sequence ATGCCATTTTACGCAAAGATGGGCGAAGTGCCACACAAACGTCATACCACATTTTTCAAGCCAAATGGTGAGTTGTACCGTGAGCAGTTAATGGGAACAAAGGGTTTCTCTGGGATTCAGTCCATCTTGTATCATCACAATCCTCCTACACAAGTGACGGAAGTAAAGAAATTTGCTACAATTAATATGGAATATGTGGAGCGAGAGGAGTTACGTCATCAGCATTTTTTAAGCTTTGATACGCCAAAGGGGGGAGACCCTATCCTTGGTCGTCGCTATTTGCTGGGAAATGATGACGTGGTCATGGCTGTCTGTTCACCAACTGAAAGAATGGATTATTATTATCGTAATTCGGAAGGTGACGAAGTAGTATTCGTTCATCAGGGCGAGGGAGAACTCCAAACCATTTTTGGTACAATTACGTATCGACCTGGAGATTATTTGGTCATTCCTATTGGTACGACCTATCGGATTGAACCATCAACGGAAGAGACTCGTTTCCTTATTATTGAATCTCAAAATGAAATTGTTCCACCAAAGCGTTATCGAAATGAACATGGTCAATTGTTGGAACATTCTCCATTTTGTGAGCGGGATATGCGTTTGCCAGAACGATTGGAAACACATGTGGAAGAAGGAAACTTTGAAGTTCGAGTAAAACAAAAACAAACATTATTTAGTTATACGTTTGACTTTCATCCTTTTGATGTTGTTGGATGGGATGGTTATTTGTTCCCATATGCGCTGAGCATTCATGATTTTGAACCAATAACCGGTCGTGTGCATCAGCCGCCTCCAGTTCATCAAACGTTTGCTGGTCAGAATTTTGTGATTTGTTCATTCGTTCCTCGTTTATATGATTATCATCCGCAGGCTATTCCAGCACCGTATTACCACAGCAATGTAGAGAGTGATGAAGTGCTGTATTATGTAGATGGTAACTTTATGAGTCGTAAAGGTGTGGTAGAAGGCTCCATAACCCTACATCCAATGGGTATTCCGCATGGGCCGCATCCAGGGAAGATTGAAGCAAGTATTGGTAAAAAAGAGACGAAAGAGTTGGCGGTCATGCTAGATACGTTCCGTCCGTTAAAAGCAACAAAACAGGCTCTTGCTGTAGAGGATACAGCTTATATGTATAGCTGGTTACCTGTAAAAGAATAG
- a CDS encoding fumarylacetoacetate hydrolase family protein: MKLVSYQRKEKLTPTRNQAEWRAGLYVGEGVIDVANAMKGAPSAMQGLLDEWNRWYPRLLEEQQQIEGCDLISLEEVQLGAPIPRPPSFRDFYAFEQHVKTCRERRNLEMVPEWYQIPVFYFSNPAVFVGTEAGITSPKHTKSLDYELEIACVISKEGIDIPIEKADEYIAGFMILNDWSARDIQREEVKIGLGPAKAKDFATSSGPWLVTVDELQGRLIPSLKGNRYDLQMTARINGEQYSRGNFIDIYYTFAQMIARASEDCYLYPGDVIGSGTVGSGCLLEIGGGELRDWLQPGDVVELEIDHLGTLRNTIKEK, encoded by the coding sequence ATGAAATTAGTTAGTTATCAACGAAAAGAAAAGCTTACACCAACAAGAAATCAAGCAGAATGGCGGGCAGGTTTGTATGTAGGGGAGGGAGTCATTGATGTAGCTAATGCAATGAAAGGAGCTCCATCAGCCATGCAGGGCTTGTTAGACGAATGGAATAGATGGTACCCACGTTTACTTGAGGAACAACAGCAAATAGAGGGCTGTGATTTAATTTCTTTGGAAGAGGTACAGCTAGGTGCTCCTATCCCACGTCCCCCTAGTTTTCGGGATTTTTATGCCTTTGAGCAGCATGTGAAGACGTGCCGGGAGCGTCGTAATTTAGAGATGGTGCCTGAATGGTATCAGATTCCCGTCTTTTATTTTTCTAATCCAGCTGTGTTTGTTGGGACGGAAGCTGGTATCACTAGTCCCAAGCATACGAAATCACTTGATTATGAATTAGAGATTGCTTGTGTCATCAGTAAAGAAGGAATAGATATACCAATAGAAAAGGCGGATGAGTATATCGCGGGATTTATGATTCTAAATGATTGGAGTGCGCGCGATATTCAACGTGAAGAAGTGAAGATAGGGCTTGGTCCTGCTAAGGCCAAAGATTTTGCAACTTCTTCAGGTCCGTGGCTAGTCACTGTTGATGAGTTGCAAGGTCGTCTTATCCCATCATTAAAAGGAAATCGTTATGATTTACAAATGACGGCGCGAATAAATGGGGAGCAGTATTCACGGGGGAACTTTATTGATATCTACTATACGTTCGCACAAATGATTGCTCGTGCTTCCGAAGATTGTTATTTGTATCCCGGGGATGTAATTGGTTCGGGTACGGTAGGTAGTGGGTGCTTGTTAGAAATAGGTGGTGGTGAGCTACGTGACTGGCTACAACCAGGAGATGTAGTTGAATTGGAAATTGATCATTTAGGAACATTGCGAAATACCATTAAGGAAAAATAA
- a CDS encoding DUF3870 domain-containing protein, protein MENAPLPRYTDDAYILATGFAQLPKGTPLTDTQKMFACSLVIDSRTDQVVDASFTFLMGLNEEFIRGLVIGLCLPSEWDKLQANIRKRALVPTQGTVLQALRSALDRYLEGKQ, encoded by the coding sequence ATGGAGAATGCGCCCCTGCCTCGTTATACCGATGATGCTTATATCTTAGCCACTGGATTTGCTCAATTACCTAAGGGAACACCTTTAACAGATACTCAAAAGATGTTTGCCTGTTCGCTAGTGATTGATAGTCGAACCGACCAAGTGGTTGATGCATCATTTACTTTTTTAATGGGATTAAATGAAGAATTTATTCGTGGCTTAGTAATTGGATTGTGCTTGCCATCAGAATGGGATAAGTTGCAAGCCAACATCCGCAAACGTGCCTTGGTACCAACACAGGGGACCGTATTACAAGCGCTCCGCTCCGCACTGGATCGGTATTTGGAAGGAAAGCAGTAA
- a CDS encoding RluA family pseudouridine synthase — protein sequence MKELLLRFHASEKQAGRSLREVLQKDYEISRKLLIRAKFSGEIQINGELAFVTRIVEAGDIITIWMDEEESETLQPEPMDLQIRYEDEDVLVLAKPPGIVVHPTGMHVSGTLANGVVHYWQQKGERRKFRPVSRLDKDTTGLIIIAKNQWAHDRFSRMQKDRSLKRRYQAIVHGCVTPQHGVVDAPIGRREGSIVEREVRPDGQQAVTHYQVLHSTDNMSHIQLQLETGRTHQIRVHMSYLGYPLLGDDLYGGRREFISRQALHAFELRFNHPRTGEEICLTEPLPGDMQKIIECSE from the coding sequence ATGAAAGAGTTGTTATTACGTTTTCATGCAAGTGAGAAACAAGCAGGTCGAAGTTTACGAGAGGTTCTGCAAAAAGATTACGAGATATCCCGTAAATTATTGATTCGAGCTAAATTCAGTGGGGAAATACAGATAAATGGAGAGCTTGCTTTCGTAACAAGAATTGTAGAAGCAGGAGATATTATTACCATCTGGATGGATGAGGAAGAGTCTGAAACCCTTCAGCCCGAGCCAATGGACTTACAGATTCGGTATGAAGACGAGGATGTTTTGGTGTTGGCTAAGCCTCCTGGAATAGTAGTTCATCCAACCGGTATGCACGTATCGGGAACCTTGGCAAATGGTGTTGTACATTACTGGCAGCAAAAAGGAGAACGTCGTAAATTTCGTCCTGTGAGCAGATTGGATAAGGATACGACTGGGTTAATTATTATTGCTAAAAATCAGTGGGCACATGACCGATTCTCACGCATGCAAAAAGATCGGAGCTTGAAGCGACGCTACCAAGCTATTGTTCATGGATGTGTAACCCCGCAACATGGTGTAGTTGACGCACCTATTGGTCGTAGGGAGGGTTCCATTGTAGAACGTGAAGTTCGCCCGGATGGACAGCAGGCGGTGACACACTATCAAGTTTTGCACAGCACTGATAACATGAGTCATATCCAGCTACAATTAGAAACAGGACGAACTCATCAGATACGTGTTCACATGAGCTATCTAGGCTATCCGTTGCTTGGGGATGATCTATATGGAGGAAGACGTGAGTTCATTTCAAGACAGGCGTTACATGCCTTTGAACTCAGATTCAATCATCCACGAACAGGTGAGGAAATATGTTTGACGGAACCATTACCAGGAGATATGCAGAAAATCATAGAATGTTCAGAATAG
- a CDS encoding ABC transporter permease, with translation MEPVTITNSPEASVHQMKRRGTSPWAIGMRKFTNNKLAISSMIFLVLIFLICFLADFLTHYDPIKIDIRNLNQAPSSEHWLGTDKGGRDVYTRLLFGGQISLTIGLSITLFVVVFGTLIGAVAGYFGGLVDSLLMRFTDFIITFPFLIFVIVLNSVFTASGVLTLITVVSVLSWGSTARMVRGKILAEKENEYVHSAVSIGCKPAQVIIKHILPNVISTIIVQGVYLLASMIVVETGLSFLGFGVPSNVPSWGNIMSDAVSPEVIEQQWWIWLPAGACITMTILAINFVGEGLKDAFNPKSLR, from the coding sequence ATGGAACCCGTAACAATAACCAACAGTCCAGAAGCTTCTGTACATCAGATGAAGCGTAGAGGAACTTCTCCTTGGGCTATCGGAATGCGCAAGTTTACAAATAATAAGCTAGCCATCTCTAGTATGATTTTTTTAGTATTGATTTTTCTGATCTGCTTTTTAGCCGATTTTTTAACCCATTATGATCCGATTAAGATTGATATCCGTAATTTGAACCAAGCACCTAGTTCTGAGCATTGGTTAGGTACAGATAAAGGTGGGCGAGACGTTTATACACGCCTTTTGTTTGGTGGACAAATATCACTCACAATCGGTCTCTCCATTACCCTGTTCGTCGTAGTCTTCGGTACCCTGATAGGGGCTGTGGCTGGTTATTTTGGCGGATTGGTGGATAGTTTACTTATGCGTTTTACGGATTTTATTATTACATTCCCGTTTCTCATTTTTGTTATCGTACTGAACTCAGTCTTTACGGCTTCGGGTGTGTTGACACTTATTACAGTGGTCAGTGTACTGAGCTGGGGGTCGACAGCTAGGATGGTACGCGGAAAGATTTTAGCAGAAAAAGAGAATGAGTATGTGCATAGTGCTGTTTCGATTGGATGTAAACCAGCTCAAGTTATTATCAAGCATATTTTACCCAATGTTATCTCTACCATCATTGTACAAGGGGTTTATTTGCTGGCTTCCATGATTGTAGTAGAGACAGGGCTTAGCTTTTTAGGATTTGGCGTTCCTTCTAATGTACCTTCGTGGGGGAATATCATGTCAGATGCGGTTTCTCCAGAAGTAATTGAGCAACAATGGTGGATTTGGTTACCGGCAGGTGCTTGCATTACGATGACCATTCTAGCGATTAACTTTGTAGGTGAAGGTTTAAAAGACGCTTTTAATCCAAAATCACTTCGCTAG
- a CDS encoding ABC transporter permease — protein MVAFALRRFFSMIPILILISIAVFTLAKLMPGDALSGKIDPNNANPEYIAKMRESLGFNDPIPVQYGRWVSGFLQGDLGDSFNHKMPVTQLIGERLPNTVLLMIMSLFFTYLGALVMGMIAARRPFTWTDNIIVALNYIGYAIPSFFAAIVCIYVFAILLGWVPASGSIGVDVDQGTLSYYLSKLGHTILPAAVLGLFNTAAYTQFLRNDIIEGSGKDYVRTAMAKGTGESAIYNKHILRNSLIPMVTFLGLDIGNLLGGAVIVETIFTYPGLGQLFINSVSNRDYSVVMSITMLLTFMALLGNLIADWLYSVVDPRIRLK, from the coding sequence ATGGTTGCGTTTGCGCTGCGGAGATTTTTTTCCATGATTCCGATTTTGATCCTGATCTCCATTGCGGTGTTCACCCTGGCAAAATTAATGCCAGGGGACGCCCTTTCGGGGAAGATTGACCCTAATAATGCTAATCCTGAATATATAGCAAAAATGCGGGAATCGCTCGGATTTAACGATCCGATTCCTGTACAATATGGTCGTTGGGTTAGTGGTTTTCTGCAGGGGGATTTAGGTGACTCGTTCAATCATAAAATGCCGGTTACTCAGCTAATTGGCGAACGTTTACCTAATACGGTATTGCTGATGATTATGTCGTTGTTTTTTACTTATCTAGGCGCTTTGGTGATGGGCATGATTGCTGCTCGGCGTCCTTTCACATGGACAGATAATATCATTGTGGCACTCAACTATATTGGATATGCCATTCCATCGTTCTTTGCTGCTATTGTATGTATTTATGTATTTGCGATTCTGTTGGGATGGGTCCCTGCCAGCGGTTCTATCGGTGTGGATGTAGATCAGGGAACCTTATCTTACTATTTGAGCAAATTAGGACATACGATCTTACCAGCTGCTGTGCTTGGTCTATTTAATACAGCTGCCTATACACAGTTTTTACGCAATGACATTATTGAAGGTAGCGGTAAGGATTATGTGCGTACAGCTATGGCAAAAGGTACAGGCGAATCAGCTATTTATAACAAGCATATTTTGCGCAACTCTCTTATCCCGATGGTAACATTTCTAGGACTTGATATTGGTAACCTACTCGGGGGAGCGGTAATAGTCGAAACCATTTTTACCTATCCTGGATTGGGACAACTCTTTATTAACTCCGTCAGCAACCGAGATTATTCTGTCGTTATGTCGATCACCATGCTATTAACCTTTATGGCGTTATTAGGTAATCTAATCGCGGATTGGTTGTACAGTGTCGTTGATCCTCGGATACGATTGAAATAG
- a CDS encoding oligopeptide ABC transporter substrate-binding protein, protein MKKKNTVVLSAFLALSMGVVGCSKPADTPQTKQNESTPSATTTEQQPKDGGKVTYAYESPFQGLLERGFYEGDDDDRILRFMMDPLLDTGDDLKAYPKIAEWKESPDHLTYTFTFKKGVKWHNGDELTVEDWLYAFEVIGHKDYKGSRYSNVNMIVGMDEYNKGTAKTISGVKIIDPYNIEVKIKKPMVNFLDNIWSNPMPKKYYAGISVKDLPNSPKVRQQPIGLGPFKVKKIQPGEFVELERFDDYWQGKPHLDGVVYKVIDGKLSNSLLKKGEVDIMAIPRSQAKEVAKNDNLVLKEEDELAYSYIGFKLGHWDENKKINVMDKPKFADKRLRQAMAYALDRKALADAFENGKAEPLNTPMPPVSWAKVPADQINAYEYNPEKAKQLLDEAGYKDVTGDGLREDPQGKKFTINYDAMTRDETAEPRAQAVMQFWKDVGLDAKLNGGALKEFNLFYRTVEKDEPSVEVFAGAWSLASDPDPTGLWKVDDLWNYPRWVNAESDKLIEEGISEKAFDENYRKEVYYKWQKLVNEEVPMIIMHARKDITAINKRLQGVHTNSFTNQVDTHKWWVTN, encoded by the coding sequence ATGAAAAAGAAAAATACGGTTGTTTTATCAGCTTTCTTAGCATTATCGATGGGTGTAGTAGGGTGTTCTAAACCAGCGGATACACCACAAACCAAACAAAATGAGTCAACACCTTCAGCGACTACCACTGAGCAGCAACCTAAAGATGGCGGAAAGGTTACCTATGCCTATGAAAGTCCGTTTCAAGGCTTATTGGAACGTGGCTTTTATGAGGGTGATGACGATGATCGTATCCTGCGCTTTATGATGGATCCATTGTTAGATACAGGAGACGATTTGAAAGCCTATCCTAAAATCGCTGAATGGAAGGAAAGTCCTGACCATTTAACCTACACGTTTACCTTTAAAAAGGGTGTTAAATGGCACAACGGTGATGAGCTAACAGTAGAGGACTGGTTATATGCCTTTGAAGTGATTGGACATAAAGATTATAAAGGATCGCGTTATTCCAATGTAAATATGATTGTAGGAATGGATGAATATAATAAAGGGACTGCAAAAACCATTTCTGGTGTAAAAATTATTGATCCCTATAATATTGAAGTCAAAATTAAAAAACCTATGGTTAATTTCTTAGATAACATTTGGTCAAATCCAATGCCGAAAAAATATTATGCCGGCATTTCTGTAAAAGACCTACCAAATTCACCGAAAGTTCGTCAGCAACCGATCGGTCTTGGACCATTTAAAGTGAAAAAAATTCAACCAGGTGAGTTTGTTGAATTAGAGCGCTTTGACGATTACTGGCAAGGCAAACCACACTTGGATGGTGTTGTATATAAAGTCATTGATGGCAAGTTATCAAATAGCTTATTGAAAAAAGGCGAAGTTGACATTATGGCAATTCCGCGTTCTCAAGCTAAAGAGGTAGCAAAAAATGATAATTTGGTGTTGAAAGAAGAAGATGAGTTAGCTTATAGCTATATTGGATTTAAGTTGGGTCATTGGGATGAAAATAAAAAGATAAATGTCATGGATAAACCGAAGTTTGCAGATAAGCGGTTACGTCAAGCGATGGCCTATGCGTTGGATCGCAAAGCGTTGGCTGATGCATTTGAAAATGGTAAAGCTGAACCACTTAACACACCAATGCCACCAGTGAGCTGGGCAAAGGTTCCGGCTGATCAAATTAATGCGTACGAATATAATCCTGAGAAAGCAAAGCAATTGCTGGATGAGGCTGGATATAAAGATGTTACTGGGGATGGGCTACGTGAAGATCCTCAAGGTAAGAAATTCACAATTAACTATGATGCAATGACACGTGATGAGACTGCGGAGCCACGCGCACAAGCTGTAATGCAATTCTGGAAAGATGTAGGCTTGGATGCAAAGTTAAATGGTGGAGCGTTGAAAGAATTTAACTTGTTCTACAGAACAGTAGAAAAAGATGAGCCTAGCGTTGAGGTGTTTGCTGGTGCGTGGTCCTTGGCAAGTGATCCTGATCCAACAGGATTATGGAAAGTAGATGATCTCTGGAATTATCCTCGTTGGGTGAATGCGGAATCTGACAAATTGATCGAAGAGGGTATTAGTGAAAAGGCTTTTGATGAAAATTATCGCAAAGAGGTTTACTACAAGTGGCAAAAACTTGTGAATGAAGAAGTACCGATGATTATCATGCATGCTCGTAAGGATATTACTGCTATCAACAAACGTCTACAAGGCGTACACACCAACTCCTTTACCAATCAGGTAGATACACATAAATGGTGGGTTACTAACTAA
- a CDS encoding dipeptide ABC transporter ATP-binding protein yields the protein MNQTTAHTKTKTLLEVKNLKKYYPITGGLFRRQIGEVKAVDDISFVLRDGETLGLVGESGCGKSTAGRTILRLTDPTAGSIHFEGKDITSINGTQLRDTRQNMQMVFQDPYASLNPKMMVGHLVAEPIRNYTNRVEKDVKAEVMELLTRVGLPEEAYFKYPHEFSGGQRQRIGIARALALKPKLILADEPVSALDVSVQSQVLNLLQDLQEEFKLSYLFIAHNLSVVKHISDRIGVMYLGRLVEVTDKHSLYKEPLHPYTQALLSTIPVPDPRARFNRERIILQGDVPSPEKPPAGCAFHLRCPYVKQECKEIKPLLKEVSVGHQVACHLY from the coding sequence ATGAACCAAACCACTGCTCATACAAAAACGAAGACCTTGTTGGAGGTCAAGAACCTCAAAAAATATTATCCCATCACAGGCGGTTTATTTAGGCGGCAAATCGGTGAAGTGAAGGCAGTTGACGATATTTCATTTGTGCTAAGAGATGGAGAAACGTTAGGACTAGTAGGGGAATCAGGCTGTGGAAAATCGACAGCGGGACGAACCATTTTACGCTTAACTGATCCGACAGCCGGTAGTATTCACTTTGAAGGAAAAGATATTACTAGTATTAATGGAACTCAGCTACGGGATACGCGCCAAAATATGCAAATGGTTTTCCAAGATCCGTATGCTTCGTTAAATCCCAAAATGATGGTAGGCCACTTGGTAGCTGAACCAATCCGTAATTATACCAATCGAGTGGAAAAAGATGTAAAAGCTGAGGTTATGGAACTTCTTACACGAGTTGGATTACCAGAAGAGGCTTATTTTAAATATCCTCATGAGTTCTCTGGTGGTCAACGTCAACGGATTGGAATTGCCAGAGCTCTCGCGCTAAAACCTAAATTAATTTTGGCAGACGAGCCCGTCTCTGCTCTAGATGTATCGGTTCAATCCCAAGTATTGAATCTATTGCAGGATTTGCAAGAAGAGTTTAAATTATCCTATCTGTTTATTGCTCATAACTTAAGTGTTGTTAAACATATCAGCGATCGTATAGGGGTCATGTATCTCGGGCGATTGGTTGAAGTAACCGATAAGCACAGCTTGTATAAAGAGCCATTGCATCCGTACACGCAAGCGTTGCTATCTACAATTCCTGTGCCCGATCCGCGGGCTAGATTTAACCGAGAGCGAATCATTTTGCAAGGAGATGTACCTTCACCTGAAAAGCCACCTGCTGGTTGTGCCTTCCATCTTCGCTGTCCCTATGTGAAGCAGGAGTGTAAAGAGATAAAACCGCTCTTGAAGGAGGTGAGTGTAGGACATCAGGTTGCTTGCCATTTATATTAG
- a CDS encoding ABC transporter ATP-binding protein — MEKKQTEPLLEISNLEAGFRINKQFYNAVDGVSFSVETGKVICIVGESGCGKSVMSLSIMGLLPKETGKVANGSIFFQNKNVVGLTADELNKIRGKEIGMIFQEPMTALNPVFTIGFQLEEVLFNHLKISKNEARSRSIELLSHVGIPRPEKLVDQYPHQLSGGMRQRVMIAMAIACQPKLLIADEPTTALDVTIQAQILELLRDIQSKSGMSVMLITHDLGVVAEMADEVMVMYAGKIVEQGNVEQIFYEPKHPYLQLLLESIPKLDEDKERLYSIKGIVPSLVNMPRVGCRFASRCPKVMPECTAVSPELGDIGDSHKVRCLLYPQSKPNEIAEASL, encoded by the coding sequence ATGGAGAAAAAGCAGACAGAACCATTGCTGGAGATCTCTAACTTAGAAGCTGGCTTCCGTATTAACAAACAATTTTACAATGCGGTTGACGGTGTATCCTTTTCGGTTGAGACTGGCAAAGTGATTTGTATCGTTGGAGAATCAGGTTGCGGAAAAAGCGTCATGTCTTTATCTATCATGGGATTGTTACCTAAAGAAACAGGAAAAGTGGCGAACGGGAGCATTTTTTTCCAAAATAAAAATGTAGTGGGACTGACAGCAGATGAATTGAATAAAATACGCGGTAAAGAGATAGGAATGATCTTTCAGGAACCAATGACAGCACTTAATCCCGTGTTTACTATTGGATTCCAGCTAGAAGAGGTTTTGTTTAATCATCTGAAAATTTCGAAAAATGAAGCGAGAAGTCGGTCCATCGAATTGCTTTCACATGTTGGCATCCCACGCCCGGAAAAACTGGTAGACCAATATCCTCATCAACTTTCCGGAGGGATGAGGCAGCGTGTTATGATCGCCATGGCCATTGCTTGTCAACCCAAGCTATTGATTGCCGATGAACCTACTACTGCTTTGGATGTAACGATTCAAGCACAGATTCTAGAGCTTTTACGCGACATCCAATCCAAGAGTGGGATGTCCGTCATGCTGATCACACATGATTTAGGAGTAGTAGCTGAAATGGCAGATGAAGTAATGGTGATGTATGCAGGCAAAATTGTTGAGCAAGGCAATGTGGAACAAATTTTTTATGAGCCAAAGCATCCCTACCTGCAGCTGTTGTTAGAATCGATTCCGAAATTGGATGAAGATAAAGAGCGACTGTATTCCATTAAGGGGATTGTGCCATCTTTGGTCAACATGCCAAGGGTTGGATGCAGATTTGCTTCCCGCTGTCCGAAGGTTATGCCAGAGTGCACCGCGGTCTCGCCAGAGCTAGGCGATATTGGTGATTCACATAAAGTGCGTTGCCTACTCTATCCCCAAAGCAAACCTAACGAAATCGCGGAGGCGTCGCTATGA
- a CDS encoding thiol peroxidase — MSTIERQGVVTFKDQSVTLLGPEVKVGDTAPEFTVLANNLSPVKLADSKGTIRLISVVPSLDTGVCDQQTRRFNEEAAKLDNVTILTVSVDLPFAQARWCGAAGIDKVQTVSDHRDLSFGLAYGVVIKELRLLSRAIFVVDSNDKVVYVEYLPAVGQHPNYEAAIEAVKAAK; from the coding sequence ATGTCTACAATCGAACGTCAAGGTGTTGTTACTTTTAAAGATCAATCGGTTACGCTACTAGGTCCAGAAGTTAAAGTGGGAGATACAGCTCCTGAGTTTACCGTACTTGCAAACAATCTAAGCCCAGTAAAGCTGGCAGATTCCAAAGGCACGATTCGTCTTATTTCTGTAGTACCTTCTTTAGATACAGGTGTTTGTGATCAACAAACACGTCGTTTTAACGAAGAGGCAGCTAAGCTAGACAATGTAACGATTCTAACCGTTTCTGTAGATTTGCCATTTGCGCAAGCACGTTGGTGTGGAGCCGCTGGCATTGATAAGGTTCAAACCGTATCTGATCACCGTGATCTTTCTTTTGGTTTGGCTTATGGCGTAGTTATCAAAGAACTTCGTCTATTGTCCCGCGCGATATTCGTAGTAGATTCTAACGACAAAGTTGTTTACGTAGAATATCTGCCGGCTGTAGGCCAGCATCCAAACTACGAAGCAGCGATTGAAGCAGTAAAAGCAGCGAAATAA